A DNA window from Gorilla gorilla gorilla isolate KB3781 chromosome 6, NHGRI_mGorGor1-v2.1_pri, whole genome shotgun sequence contains the following coding sequences:
- the FERD3L gene encoding fer3-like protein, with protein MAAYPESCVDTTVLDFVADLSLASPRRPLLCDFAPGVSLGDPALALREGRPRRMARFEEGDPEEEECEVDQGDGEEEEEEERGRGVCLLGRPKRKRVITYAQRQAANIRERKRMFNLNEAFDQLRRKVPTFAYEKRLSRIETLRLAIVYISFMTELLESCEKKESG; from the coding sequence ATGGCGGCCTATCCGGAGAGCTGCGTGGACACTACGGTGCTGGACTTCGTCGCAGACCTGTCCCTGGCCTCCCCGAGACGCCCTCTCCTCTGTGACTTCGCACCCGGGGTCTCCTTGGGGGACCCAGCCCTTGCGCTCCGAGAGGGAAGACCCAGGAGGATGGCGCGCTTTGAAGAGGGGGACCCAGAAGAAGAGGAGTGCGAAGTGGACCAGGGGGacggagaagaggaggaggaagaggagcgcGGAAGAGGTGTCTGCCTATTAGGCCGCCCCAAGAGGAAAAGGGTGATCACCTACGCCCAGCGCCAGGCCGCCAACATCCGCGAAAGGAAGCGGATGTTCAACCTCAACGAGGCCTTTGACCAGCTGCGGAGGAAGGTGCCCACGTTTGCTTACGAGAAAAGGCTGTCCCGGAtcgagaccctccgcctggccaTCGTCTACATCTCCTTCATGACCGAGCTCTTggagagctgtgagaagaaggaaAGCGGCTGA